CGCGCACGCTTTCCGTCAGCCACTGGTCAAAATCGTCCGCGCCGGGAATGGGCGCGTTGTCGCCGTAGCGGAAGGCCCGCATGTTGTGGAAGCTCATGCCGCTGCCCACCAACAGCACGTCTTCGTTACGCAAGGGGGCCAGGGCGCGCCCCAGGGCCAGGTGTTCCTCAGGGTCCAGCCCCTGCCGGAGCGAGATCTGCAGGGTGGGCAGATCCGCCTGGGGGAAGGACAGCAGGCCGGGGATGAAAACGCCGTGGTCAAAGCCGCGCCGGTCGTCCTCGTCCAGGGCTATGCCCGCCCCGCGCACAAGGCTGCGCACGCGCCCGAAAAGCTCCGGCGCGGCAGGCGCGGGCCACTGCAGCGCATAGGTGTGCGGCGGAAAATCGTAATAGTCGTAATAAAGCTCCGGCGCGGGCGTGGTAAGCAGAGTAAAACGCGGCGCTTCCCAATGGGCGGAGATCACCAGCTGCGCTTTGGGCCGCCGCGGCAACTGCGCGGGGATGGAACGCAGCCACGCGCCCAGTTCCGTCCAGGCGTCCGGCGGGTTCCAGTCCATAAAAAAGCAGGGGCCGCCCCCGTGGGGGACGTAATAGGCGGGCATGGTCGGCATAAGTGCCTCCTTTTGCGCCAGTCTACACGCCGCCGGGGCGCAATCCAAGCCCTCCGGCTCCCCCCCGGCAGCCGGGGCTTTTCTTTTGCGGCGGAGTGCGGCACACTTCCCCATATGCCTGAAGGCCCGCGGACGGGCCCAGGACATTTGCCGAGGTGCGTCAATGGAAGATCCGGTCCTGTACGGGGTCACGGGCTGGCCGCTGGCCCAGAGCCTTTCCCCTCTTCTCCACAACACGGGCTTTCACGCCCTGGGCCTGCCGGCCGTTTACTGCCGCTGGGAAGTGCCGCCCCCCAGGCTGCCTGCTTTTGTGGAAAGCGTGCGCCTGTTGCACATCCGGGGCTGCTCGGTCACCATTCCCCACAAGGCGGCCCTGGCCCCCCTGCTGGACGCGGTGACGCCCCTGGCCCGGCAGGTGGGCGCGGTCAACACCCTGTACTGGCAGGGGGATGCCCTCTGCGGCGAAAATACCGACGCGGCGGGCTTTCTGGCCCCCCTGGCGGGCCTGCCCCTGGGCCAGGGCGACGCCCTGCTGCTGGGCGCGGGCGGCGCGGCGCGGGCCGTGGCCGCAGGGCTTACGAGCCTGCCGGAAGGGCAGCGCCCCCGGCGCGTCTATGTGGCCACGCCCTCAGACCGTTCGCACCGGGCCCTGGCGGAAGCCTTCGGGCTTGTTCCCCTGCAGTGGGCGGAGCGGCACGACCTGCCCGCCCTGCTGGTGGTCAATGCCACGCCCCTGGGCATGCGGGGCAAGGCCGAGGCAGAAACCCC
The nucleotide sequence above comes from Desulfovibrio legallii. Encoded proteins:
- a CDS encoding DODA-type extradiol aromatic ring-opening family dioxygenase, which encodes MPTMPAYYVPHGGGPCFFMDWNPPDAWTELGAWLRSIPAQLPRRPKAQLVISAHWEAPRFTLLTTPAPELYYDYYDFPPHTYALQWPAPAAPELFGRVRSLVRGAGIALDEDDRRGFDHGVFIPGLLSFPQADLPTLQISLRQGLDPEEHLALGRALAPLRNEDVLLVGSGMSFHNMRAFRYGDNAPIPGADDFDQWLTESVRDLPPQERNRRLARWKEAPGARFAHPREEHLLPLMVLAGAAGPGSLAFHGRAMGAPLAGFALE
- a CDS encoding shikimate dehydrogenase family protein, whose translation is MEDPVLYGVTGWPLAQSLSPLLHNTGFHALGLPAVYCRWEVPPPRLPAFVESVRLLHIRGCSVTIPHKAALAPLLDAVTPLARQVGAVNTLYWQGDALCGENTDAAGFLAPLAGLPLGQGDALLLGAGGAARAVAAGLTSLPEGQRPRRVYVATPSDRSHRALAEAFGLVPLQWAERHDLPALLVVNATPLGMRGKAEAETPYDFALAAAPLSGQKSGFYGEKAAQATPLAYDLVYNPLETRFLREARLAGRRCVSGLEMFYCQGDAQFRLWTGRALPSAARRALDAALGADARHKEAPCA